CAACGTCATCCCATTGCGGGGAGGGCAGCTTGGCTATAATCGTGGTCGAACACCGGAATCTGGGCTTCTGCCTCGGGGGTTGAGGCTGGATGAAGCCGCCCATCCCGCGCCCGTTCCTGCCGGCTGTCGGCGGGACGCTCGTTCTGCTCTCTCTGGCCGCGTTGCTGGCGCTGTTTCACTTCCAGGGGGGAGCGCCTGCCGCGCCTCAGGCGATAGGCACCCCGTCGGCGCCGGCGGCGGTCCAGGTGTACTTCACCCAGCCTGGCGAACAGGCGCAGCCTGCTGAGAGGGCCCTGGTGGATGCCATCGACGCCGCCCGGTTCACCCTGGATGTCGCTACCTATCACTTCAACCTGTGGAGCGTGCGCGAAGCGCTGCTGCGGGCACAGCGCAGGGGAGTCAAAGTGCGTATGGTGGTTGAGAGCGACAACATCCTGGAGCCCGAAGTCGCCGAACTGGCCGAGGCGGGCATCCCGGTGGTCGGGGATCGGCGGGCGGGATTAATGCATCACAAGTTTGTGGTGATCGACGGCCTCGACACCTGGACCGGTTCGATGAACCTGACCTACGGAGGCGCCCGGGAGGACCACAACAACCTGCTCAGCCTGCGCTCCACCGAGCTGGCCGAGGACTTCGGGCGCGAATTCGAGGAGATGTTCGTGGACGCCCGCTTTGGAGGAGCCTCGAAGCCCGACACCCCGCATCCACGCCTGCAGCTGGACGGAGCGGAGGTGGAGGTTCTGTTCTCCCCGGACGACCGTGTTGCGGCCCGCCTGGTCGGTCTGGTGCGCGAGGCGAGGCGGAGCATCGACGTGATGGCGTTCGCCTTCACCTCCGACGCCCTGGCCGAAGCCATGCTGGATCGGGCGCAGGACGGGGTGACCGTGCGCGGGGTGTTCGATGAAGGCCAGGCCGGGGGTGCCGGCGCCGAGTTCGGGCGGCTGCAGCAGGCCGGTTTGGATGTGCGCCTGGAACGATCCCCTGGGTTGCTGCATCACAAGGTCATCATCCTCGACGGCGAAACGGTGATCACCGGCTCGTACAACTTCACCCGCAGCGCTGAGGAGCAGAACGACGAGGCCGTGCTTATCCTGCACGATCCAGGGTTGGCGCAGCGCTATCTCGAGGAGTTCGAGGCCCTGTTCCAGGACGCCGCCCCCTAGCAGCACGCTGCAATCCCGGGGACCGTCAGGGGAAGCTGTCGCAGTCAGCCTCCGTTCCGCCCGCAATCTGGCGGTGGTTTCCGCAGGCTGATATGGTTGTACGGGTTCGGGCCCGAGGGGCTTTCCACAGGAGGATCGGCAATGGGTGAGAAGAAGCGTGCGGGCGACATTGAGAAGCTGGGCGCCTTCTTCCTTGGGAGAACGTATTCGTTAAAGAAGAAGGTGATCGAGGACGACCTGCTCCTCTACGACTCGAAGGACCTGACCACCCATGCTGTGTGTGTCGGCATGACCGGAAGCGGCAAGACCGGTTTGTGCATCAGCCTGCTCGAAGAAGCGGCCATCGACGGCATCCCCGCCATCATCATCGATCCCAAAGGCGACATGCCCAACCTGATGCTGACCTTCCCCGGCCTGCGGCCCGAGGACTTCCAGCCCTGGGCCAGCCCGGACGAGGCCCGCAAGCAGGACTTGTCCCCGGAGGCCTTTTCCGAACAGCAGGCCCAGGCTTGGACCCAAGGCCTGGGCGAGTGGATGCAGTCCGGAGAGCGCATCGAGCGGCTGCGCCAGGCTGCGGACGTGGTGGTGTACACCCCAGGGAGCACAGCCGGCATGCCGGTCTCTATCCTGCAGGCCTTTGATCCCCCTGCCCGGGAGTTGCTGGCAGACAAGGAGCTGCTGAACGAGCGCATTCAGGCCACTGTCGCCAGCCTGCTTGGATTGATCCATATCCAAGCCGATCCGATCCAGAGCCGAGAGCACATCCTGCTGGCGACCATCCTGGAGGCTTCATGGACCGCCGGAACCGGGCTTGACCTGGCGGCGCTCATTCAGCAAGTGCAGCATCCGCGGCTGCAGAAGGTGGGCGTGCTCGACCTGGAGTCTTTCTACCCGGAGAAGGATCGGTTCGACCTGGTGCTGGCCCTCAACAATCTGCTGGCAGCTCCGGGGTTTGGCGCCTGGCTCGAGGGGGCTCCGCTGGACATCGCTCGACTGCTGCACAGTCCGCAGGGCAAGCCCCAGTTGTCGATCTTCTCCATCGCTCACCTTGGCGAGGCCGAGCGCATGTTTTTTGTCACCCTGCTATTGACCCAAGTGCTCAGTTGGGTGCGGGCACAGGCCGGCACGGCGAGCCTGAGGGCGATCCTGTACATGGATGAACTCTTCGGCTATCTGCCGCCGGTCGCCGAGCCGCCATCGAAGAGGCCGCTGCTGACGCTGCTCAAGCAGGCGCGGGCCTCGGGTCTGGGCGTCGTCCTGGCAACGCAGAACCCGGTTGATCTGGACTACAAGGCGCTCTCGAACACCGGGACCTGGTTCATTGGTCGCCTGCAGACCGAGCGCGACAAGCAGCGGGTGATGCAGGCGCTGGAGGGGTGGGCGGCCGGCGCCAGCCTCAGCTTTAAGAAGTCAGAAGCTAAGGAGGACCTGGCAGGGCTGTCGAGCCGGGTGTTCTTGATGCATAACGTGCACGAGGACGCCCCGGTGGTCTTCCATTCCCGCTGGGCGCTGTCCTACCTGGCAGGGCCAATGACGCGTGACCAGATCAAGCGCCTGATGGAGCCGTGGAAGCAGGCCCACCCCGCCGCCCAGGCGGCTTCGGCAGGCGCCCCGCCCGAATCCGCGGTCGGTGCTGCGGTCCCTCCGACTGCAACCCAGGCCGGGGAAGCACCGCCGTCGCAACCGGCGCTTCCGGTGGGTGTGGAGGCGTTCTACCTCCCGCTCCGGCGTCCAGGCGCGCTTGGCGCGCGGCTCGCCTATCATCCGCTGCTATTTGGCGGGGCGCGGCTTGCATACAGCGACGCGAAGCAGAAGCTG
The genomic region above belongs to Anaerolineales bacterium and contains:
- a CDS encoding phospholipase D-like domain-containing protein, with translation MKPPIPRPFLPAVGGTLVLLSLAALLALFHFQGGAPAAPQAIGTPSAPAAVQVYFTQPGEQAQPAERALVDAIDAARFTLDVATYHFNLWSVREALLRAQRRGVKVRMVVESDNILEPEVAELAEAGIPVVGDRRAGLMHHKFVVIDGLDTWTGSMNLTYGGAREDHNNLLSLRSTELAEDFGREFEEMFVDARFGGASKPDTPHPRLQLDGAEVEVLFSPDDRVAARLVGLVREARRSIDVMAFAFTSDALAEAMLDRAQDGVTVRGVFDEGQAGGAGAEFGRLQQAGLDVRLERSPGLLHHKVIILDGETVITGSYNFTRSAEEQNDEAVLILHDPGLAQRYLEEFEALFQDAAP
- a CDS encoding DUF87 domain-containing protein, with product MGEKKRAGDIEKLGAFFLGRTYSLKKKVIEDDLLLYDSKDLTTHAVCVGMTGSGKTGLCISLLEEAAIDGIPAIIIDPKGDMPNLMLTFPGLRPEDFQPWASPDEARKQDLSPEAFSEQQAQAWTQGLGEWMQSGERIERLRQAADVVVYTPGSTAGMPVSILQAFDPPARELLADKELLNERIQATVASLLGLIHIQADPIQSREHILLATILEASWTAGTGLDLAALIQQVQHPRLQKVGVLDLESFYPEKDRFDLVLALNNLLAAPGFGAWLEGAPLDIARLLHSPQGKPQLSIFSIAHLGEAERMFFVTLLLTQVLSWVRAQAGTASLRAILYMDELFGYLPPVAEPPSKRPLLTLLKQARASGLGVVLATQNPVDLDYKALSNTGTWFIGRLQTERDKQRVMQALEGWAAGASLSFKKSEAKEDLAGLSSRVFLMHNVHEDAPVVFHSRWALSYLAGPMTRDQIKRLMEPWKQAHPAAQAASAGAPPESAVGAAVPPTATQAGEAPPSQPALPVGVEAFYLPLRRPGALGARLAYHPLLFGGARLAYSDAKQKLDSSQDVSHLTRITDAAVPVDWATGHPAEVAASELARSAPAVGVHAALPPTAGKVKNYPAWTRLYKAWLAESQSLELWR